From the genome of Candidatus Electrothrix communis, one region includes:
- the thiC gene encoding phosphomethylpyrimidine synthase ThiC, whose translation MREYTTQMDAACKGILTPQMEEVLQNESISKQDLMEKMSQGRIVIPANRNHTNLRAGGVGEGLTTKINANLGVSKDVCSFDGEMNKAELSLKFKADAIMDLSVSGDTEGFRKRLVAEVPVMIGTVPIYDTLTRTGKPTEELTLDDWFRTVEIHAENGIDFITIHAGLTKKCVQSITTNPRLCGIVSRGGAILFEWIKKTGKENPFYEHFDRLLDICEKHDVCISLGDGLRPGAIKDSTDAPQIEELITLGELTKRAWERKVQVMIEGPGHVPLHEVEMNMQLQKKLCHNAPFYVLGPLVTDIAPGYDHITSAIGGALAAMHGADFLCYVTPAEHLRLPSADDVKEGIIASKIAAHAGDLAKGIPGAIDRDHAMSTARGNLDWEGQFKLALDPEKARAYRDSSKPKDGDVCTMCGDFCAVKRVEGLL comes from the coding sequence ATGAGAGAGTATACCACCCAGATGGATGCGGCCTGCAAGGGCATTCTTACCCCGCAGATGGAAGAAGTGCTGCAAAACGAGTCTATTTCCAAGCAGGATCTTATGGAAAAAATGTCTCAAGGCCGTATTGTTATCCCGGCCAATCGCAACCATACAAACCTGCGGGCTGGTGGAGTCGGCGAAGGACTGACGACCAAGATCAATGCCAACCTGGGCGTTTCCAAGGATGTCTGCTCCTTTGACGGCGAGATGAACAAGGCCGAGCTTTCCTTGAAATTCAAGGCTGATGCAATTATGGACCTCAGTGTTTCCGGTGATACTGAGGGCTTCAGAAAACGGCTGGTGGCGGAAGTTCCGGTAATGATAGGGACGGTTCCCATCTACGATACCCTAACCAGGACCGGAAAGCCCACTGAGGAGCTGACCTTAGATGACTGGTTCAGGACTGTGGAGATTCATGCGGAAAACGGCATTGATTTCATTACTATCCATGCCGGCTTGACCAAGAAATGCGTACAGAGCATCACAACCAATCCCCGTCTCTGCGGGATTGTCAGCCGGGGTGGCGCTATCCTCTTTGAGTGGATCAAAAAGACCGGGAAGGAAAACCCCTTTTACGAGCATTTCGATCGCCTGCTGGATATCTGCGAGAAACATGATGTCTGTATCAGCCTTGGCGACGGCCTGCGCCCAGGTGCTATCAAGGATTCTACAGATGCACCCCAGATTGAAGAGCTGATTACCCTAGGCGAGCTGACCAAGCGGGCCTGGGAACGCAAGGTGCAGGTAATGATTGAGGGTCCCGGTCATGTGCCTCTGCACGAGGTGGAGATGAATATGCAGCTCCAGAAAAAGCTCTGCCATAATGCACCTTTTTACGTGCTCGGACCGCTGGTTACCGATATCGCACCGGGCTATGACCATATCACCTCAGCTATCGGCGGGGCCTTGGCTGCCATGCACGGGGCTGATTTTCTCTGCTATGTCACCCCGGCAGAGCATCTGCGCCTGCCCTCTGCTGATGATGTGAAGGAAGGGATCATCGCCTCCAAGATTGCGGCCCATGCAGGGGATCTGGCCAAAGGCATTCCCGGAGCCATTGATCGCGATCATGCCATGAGCACGGCACGAGGTAACCTAGACTGGGAAGGTCAATTCAAGCTGGCTCTTGACCCGGAAAAGGCACGGGCCTATCGTGATTCATCCAAACCCAAGGATGGGGATGTCTGCACCATGTGCGGTGATTTCTGCGCCGTGAAGCGGGTGGAAGGATTGCTGTAA
- a CDS encoding cupin domain-containing protein encodes MEKDKIIKLLGLEPHPTEGGYFRRTYESDLRCNTENGSRMLLTSIYYMLTQDSPGGFLHRNKSDILHYHHLGAAIKYTIVSPDGVLSEKILGPNIAHGETLQLLVPGGWWKASQICEGDYALISEAVSPGFEYADNEIATEKLVQQLFPDIKPQLSEFIKPERQEQWSKYI; translated from the coding sequence ATGGAAAAAGACAAAATAATCAAACTGCTCGGCCTTGAACCGCATCCCACCGAAGGCGGCTATTTCCGCAGAACCTACGAGTCCGACCTGCGCTGCAACACGGAAAACGGCAGCAGAATGCTGCTGACATCTATCTACTACATGCTGACGCAGGACAGCCCCGGCGGATTCCTGCATAGGAATAAATCAGATATTCTTCACTACCACCACCTCGGCGCAGCCATCAAGTACACCATCGTTTCCCCGGACGGCGTACTTTCCGAGAAAATCCTTGGTCCGAATATCGCTCACGGCGAGACCCTGCAATTGTTAGTGCCGGGCGGCTGGTGGAAAGCCTCACAGATATGTGAAGGCGACTATGCTTTAATCAGCGAGGCCGTTTCCCCCGGCTTTGAATATGCGGATAATGAAATCGCCACCGAGAAGTTGGTTCAGCAGCTCTTCCCGGATATAAAACCGCAACTGAGCGAGTTTATCAAACCGGAGAGGCAGGAACAATGGTCAAAATATATATAG
- the thiS gene encoding sulfur carrier protein ThiS, translating to MHIILNGEKTASNSPNLHAMIVEKGFDPDTVIAEVNFQLIKKNDWEQTSLHEGDTVELLSFVGGG from the coding sequence ATGCATATTATTCTGAACGGCGAAAAGACAGCAAGCAACAGCCCAAACCTGCATGCGATGATTGTGGAAAAAGGCTTTGATCCTGATACCGTGATTGCGGAAGTCAATTTTCAGCTGATTAAAAAAAACGACTGGGAGCAGACCAGCCTTCATGAAGGTGATACGGTCGAGCTGCTCAGTTTTGTAGGAGGTGGATGA
- the acnA gene encoding aconitate hydratase AcnA — translation MKINMSNQEFLQEIKVNGKAYSFYNIKLLTDRGVNMARLPFSIRVLVENILRNMNGTTVTEKELELISGWKPWYIEPVEIPFHPARVLMQDFTGVPAVVDLAAMRDAIKAQGGDPKKINPLIPVDLVVDHSVQVDHYGTAQALEQNVTKEYQRNSERYAFLKWAQRNFDNFKAVPPNSGICHQVNLEYLARVVMAEQDANQDGKQEGNFPLLYPDTLVGTDSHTTMINGAGVMGWGVGGIEAEAVMLGQPYFMSIPEVVGVQLTGELRPGVTTTDLALTVTQILREQKVVEKFVEFFGKGSKNLNVMDRATIANMSPEYGATMGFFPVDEKTIEYLEMTNRAEQARITEAYAKATGLFYNGEETPEYSKLVELDLASVEPCLAGPSRPQDRISLNELKASVTPLEQKTVSLQIDDQEMMLSNGSIVIAAITSCTNTSNPFVLIGAALMARNALAKGLKIPPHVKTSFAPGSTVVADYLRKADLLTPLEGLGFHIAAFGCTTCIGNSGPLDPAIEQAITDNGLSVASVLSGNRNFEARIHQKIKGNYLASPMLVVAFALCGRIDVDMKNEPLGQNAHGEPVYLHDIWPEETEIEYLINRHVSDELFQRNYATIFDGDIRWQEMPVAEETTFPWDADSDYIKNPPYFEDFQAQTTPGEETIKARALLLLGDSVTTDHISPAGAIPEAYPAGQYLVEQGVSAEEFNSYGSRRGNHEVMMRGTFGNIRIKNQLVAPKEGSLTRKFPENEEMFVYEAAMQYQREGTPLVILAGKEYGTGSSRDWAAKGTQLLGVKAVIAESYERIHRSNLVGMGVLPLQFSEGESWQSLGLDGSEFFVLSGLSDLTPGKALQVCAEKADGSTVKFIVLAKLNTDIEVTYYQHGGILPYVLRKLMR, via the coding sequence ATGAAGATCAATATGAGCAACCAGGAATTCTTGCAGGAAATCAAGGTCAACGGCAAAGCATACAGCTTCTATAATATTAAGCTATTGACTGACAGGGGCGTGAATATGGCCCGCCTGCCTTTTTCCATTCGAGTTTTGGTGGAGAACATCCTCCGCAACATGAACGGAACAACGGTGACGGAAAAGGAGTTGGAGCTGATTTCCGGCTGGAAACCCTGGTACATTGAGCCGGTGGAGATTCCCTTTCATCCTGCCCGGGTCCTGATGCAGGACTTCACCGGCGTTCCGGCAGTGGTAGATTTGGCCGCGATGCGGGATGCCATTAAAGCGCAGGGAGGTGATCCCAAGAAAATCAACCCGTTGATTCCAGTGGATTTAGTGGTTGATCACTCGGTGCAGGTGGATCATTACGGGACGGCCCAGGCCCTGGAGCAGAACGTGACCAAGGAATATCAGCGCAACAGCGAGCGTTATGCCTTCCTGAAATGGGCACAAAGGAATTTTGATAATTTTAAGGCTGTGCCGCCGAACTCCGGCATCTGTCATCAGGTGAACCTGGAATATCTTGCCCGAGTCGTTATGGCCGAGCAGGATGCTAATCAGGACGGCAAACAGGAAGGAAATTTCCCGCTGCTCTACCCGGACACCTTGGTCGGCACAGATTCGCATACCACTATGATCAACGGTGCCGGGGTCATGGGCTGGGGCGTGGGCGGAATCGAGGCGGAAGCCGTGATGCTGGGCCAACCCTATTTTATGTCGATCCCCGAGGTCGTCGGAGTTCAGCTGACTGGAGAACTCAGGCCCGGTGTCACCACCACTGACCTAGCTCTGACGGTCACCCAGATCCTGCGAGAACAAAAGGTGGTGGAAAAATTTGTTGAGTTTTTCGGCAAGGGCAGCAAAAACCTCAATGTCATGGATCGGGCCACCATCGCCAATATGAGCCCGGAATACGGGGCCACTATGGGTTTCTTTCCAGTGGATGAAAAAACCATCGAATATCTGGAGATGACCAACCGGGCAGAACAGGCTCGTATCACTGAGGCCTATGCTAAGGCAACCGGACTCTTTTATAACGGTGAGGAAACACCGGAATACAGCAAGTTGGTCGAACTCGATTTGGCGTCTGTTGAGCCCTGTCTAGCCGGACCGTCTCGCCCCCAGGACAGGATCTCCCTGAACGAGCTGAAAGCTTCGGTAACCCCGCTGGAGCAGAAAACCGTCTCTCTGCAGATCGATGATCAGGAGATGATGCTGAGCAACGGCAGTATTGTCATTGCCGCCATCACCTCCTGCACCAACACCTCAAACCCCTTTGTCCTCATCGGTGCCGCCCTGATGGCAAGGAACGCCCTTGCAAAAGGTCTGAAGATTCCACCCCATGTCAAGACCTCCTTTGCGCCGGGTTCTACGGTGGTTGCCGACTATCTCCGCAAGGCGGATCTGCTTACTCCGCTTGAAGGACTTGGATTTCATATTGCGGCCTTTGGTTGCACCACCTGCATCGGGAACAGCGGCCCCCTTGATCCTGCTATTGAACAGGCTATCACGGATAATGGCCTCTCTGTAGCCTCAGTCCTCTCCGGCAATCGCAATTTCGAAGCCCGGATTCATCAGAAGATCAAAGGTAATTACCTGGCCTCACCCATGCTGGTTGTGGCCTTTGCCCTCTGCGGTCGGATTGACGTGGATATGAAGAACGAGCCGCTGGGGCAGAATGCCCATGGAGAGCCGGTTTACCTTCATGATATCTGGCCGGAAGAGACCGAGATTGAATATCTTATTAACCGGCATGTCAGCGACGAGCTCTTTCAGCGCAACTATGCAACAATATTTGATGGTGATATCCGTTGGCAGGAGATGCCGGTTGCCGAAGAAACCACCTTTCCTTGGGATGCGGATTCTGACTACATCAAGAATCCACCGTATTTTGAAGATTTTCAGGCGCAAACCACCCCAGGAGAAGAGACCATTAAGGCACGGGCCTTGCTTCTGTTGGGTGATTCTGTCACCACAGATCATATTTCTCCTGCTGGGGCCATCCCGGAGGCATATCCTGCTGGCCAATACTTAGTAGAGCAGGGTGTCAGCGCAGAGGAATTTAATTCCTACGGTTCACGGCGCGGCAATCACGAGGTGATGATGCGGGGGACCTTCGGCAATATCAGGATAAAAAATCAGCTTGTTGCCCCAAAAGAGGGGAGTCTCACCCGGAAATTTCCCGAGAACGAGGAGATGTTTGTTTATGAGGCGGCAATGCAGTACCAGCGGGAAGGAACACCGCTGGTGATTCTTGCCGGGAAAGAATATGGCACCGGTTCGTCCCGTGACTGGGCTGCCAAGGGAACGCAATTGCTCGGGGTAAAGGCGGTTATTGCGGAATCCTACGAGCGAATTCATCGGAGTAATCTGGTGGGGATGGGCGTGCTGCCTCTTCAGTTCAGTGAAGGAGAGAGTTGGCAGAGTCTCGGCCTGGACGGCTCAGAGTTTTTTGTTCTCAGCGGCTTAAGCGATCTGACGCCGGGTAAGGCTCTCCAGGTTTGCGCTGAAAAAGCTGATGGCAGTACGGTTAAATTTATAGTCCTTGCCAAGCTGAATACTGATATTGAGGTGACCTATTACCAGCATGGGGGCATCCTGCCCTATGTGCTGAGGAAGTTGATGCGTTGA
- the thiE gene encoding thiamine phosphate synthase has product MNQNRLLDANINRSAEGLRVLEDIARFSLDNQKLSSAIRSLRHRVRDLFKGREHTLLSARDSAADVGQITSQQNTGSDQRNGLRDTVLSNFKRVQEASRTIEEVLKTKGEYSAGKTVEELRFSVYELEAELMSLFSRQLPEGIYGILGEKFSRGRSNVEVARQMVEAGISVLQYREKVKYKSIRAIYEECRAIRTITRDADVPFIINDYADIALMVEADGIHQGQDDLPVKALRKIAPDMLIGCSTHSPEQARQAIEDGADYLGVGPIFTTQTKEDVCDAVGLEYLEYVVKHHNIPFVAIGGIKRENLPQVLQRGAKTVCLVTEIIGAEDIGQRIKEIQEIFNSGEKR; this is encoded by the coding sequence ATGAATCAAAACAGATTGCTTGATGCAAATATTAACCGTTCTGCCGAAGGATTACGGGTTTTAGAGGATATTGCCCGCTTCAGCCTTGATAACCAAAAGCTTTCCTCAGCTATCCGCAGCCTGCGCCACAGGGTGCGGGACCTGTTCAAAGGCCGGGAGCACACCTTGCTGTCTGCAAGGGACTCAGCCGCCGATGTGGGCCAAATAACCTCGCAGCAGAATACTGGCTCAGATCAGCGGAACGGGCTCCGGGACACTGTGCTGTCCAACTTCAAACGAGTGCAGGAGGCCAGCAGGACCATAGAAGAAGTCCTTAAGACCAAGGGTGAGTACAGTGCAGGCAAAACTGTGGAAGAGTTGCGCTTTTCCGTGTACGAGCTTGAGGCCGAGTTGATGTCGCTTTTCAGTCGTCAACTGCCTGAGGGTATTTACGGGATCCTGGGTGAAAAATTTTCTCGGGGCAGGAGCAATGTGGAGGTGGCTCGCCAAATGGTGGAGGCCGGGATATCCGTGCTCCAGTATCGAGAAAAAGTAAAGTATAAGAGTATCCGGGCGATTTATGAGGAATGCCGTGCCATCCGCACAATTACGCGCGATGCCGACGTGCCCTTCATTATTAACGACTATGCTGATATCGCCCTGATGGTCGAAGCAGACGGAATTCATCAAGGTCAGGATGATCTGCCGGTCAAGGCCCTGCGTAAAATTGCACCAGATATGCTCATCGGCTGTTCCACCCATTCCCCGGAGCAGGCCCGGCAGGCCATTGAGGATGGAGCAGACTACCTCGGCGTCGGCCCTATCTTCACCACCCAGACCAAGGAAGATGTCTGTGATGCTGTGGGGCTGGAGTATCTGGAGTATGTGGTCAAACACCATAATATCCCCTTTGTGGCTATCGGCGGAATTAAACGAGAGAACCTGCCCCAGGTGTTACAACGCGGGGCAAAAACCGTTTGCTTGGTTACCGAGATTATCGGAGCTGAAGATATCGGGCAACGGATCAAAGAAATTCAGGAAATTTTTAACTCAGGAGAAAAGAGATGA
- the thiH gene encoding 2-iminoacetate synthase ThiH: MSFMNKVLELESFNFEGYFRSVSPEDVRNSLQRDELDQRDLLNLLSLTAQDFLEEMAQKGRQVTRQYFGNIISLYAPLYISDHCSNLCTYCGFNAGVDFPRTKLSLEEIEREAAAIAATGIRHILILTGEAPAQTPMPYLEEAVKIMKKYFSSIALEIFPMDEEEYQVLCKAGADSLTVYQEVYDRDIYKEVHPRGRKSDYEYRLMTPERGARAGFRALNIGTLFGLGEPRKEAYMAALHAQYLEREFPDVEVSLSLPRMTKAKGIIEPKNILSDIDFVQFMLAWRLFMPRLGITISTRESAEFRDRLIHLGATRYSSGSKTGVGEYALKDHAEATVQFEVTDDRSVDEVAAMIRQSGYQPVFKDWELV; encoded by the coding sequence ATGTCCTTTATGAATAAGGTGCTTGAGCTGGAGTCTTTTAATTTTGAGGGATATTTTCGTTCGGTGAGCCCGGAGGATGTACGCAACTCTTTACAACGGGATGAGTTGGACCAGCGTGATTTGCTCAATCTCCTCTCTCTGACAGCCCAGGATTTTTTGGAGGAAATGGCGCAAAAAGGCAGGCAGGTTACTCGCCAGTACTTTGGCAATATCATCAGCCTCTATGCTCCGTTGTACATCTCAGATCATTGCTCCAACCTCTGTACCTATTGCGGCTTTAATGCGGGCGTGGATTTCCCCAGAACCAAACTCTCCTTGGAAGAGATTGAACGGGAAGCCGCAGCCATTGCTGCCACCGGTATCCGTCATATCCTGATCCTGACCGGCGAGGCCCCGGCCCAGACGCCCATGCCCTATCTGGAAGAGGCGGTCAAGATCATGAAGAAGTACTTCTCCTCCATTGCCCTGGAGATCTTCCCTATGGATGAGGAGGAGTATCAGGTGCTGTGCAAGGCCGGGGCGGATTCCCTAACTGTGTATCAGGAGGTCTATGATCGGGATATTTATAAAGAGGTGCATCCACGCGGCAGAAAGTCGGATTACGAGTATCGGCTCATGACCCCGGAGCGTGGGGCACGAGCGGGCTTTCGGGCCTTGAATATCGGTACACTGTTCGGCCTAGGCGAGCCGCGCAAAGAGGCCTACATGGCGGCACTTCATGCTCAATATCTTGAGCGGGAATTCCCGGATGTAGAGGTTTCCTTGTCCCTACCCCGCATGACCAAGGCCAAGGGGATCATTGAGCCCAAGAATATCCTGTCCGATATTGATTTTGTCCAGTTCATGCTGGCTTGGCGGCTCTTCATGCCTAGGTTAGGTATTACCATCTCTACCCGCGAGTCTGCTGAGTTCCGAGATCGGCTGATCCATCTCGGCGCAACCCGCTATTCCTCCGGCTCCAAGACCGGGGTCGGGGAGTATGCCCTCAAAGACCATGCCGAGGCCACAGTCCAGTTTGAGGTGACTGATGATCGCAGTGTGGATGAGGTGGCCGCGATGATCCGGCAGAGTGGGTATCAGCCGGTGTTTAAGGATTGGGAGTTGGTGTGA
- a CDS encoding DUF2007 domain-containing protein: MVKIYIAQHITEAYLVKGLLESQEIACELTNENLSSLRGELPMTAETAPTLWIHDASKFDAARAIIAEYEEANRRKSTSAANWVCKVCGEKSEEQFTECWNCLTSRT; encoded by the coding sequence ATGGTCAAAATATATATAGCTCAGCATATTACAGAGGCCTATCTTGTGAAAGGCCTACTGGAATCGCAAGAGATCGCCTGTGAGCTGACGAACGAAAATCTATCCTCTTTACGAGGCGAGCTGCCCATGACAGCTGAGACAGCGCCAACTCTCTGGATACATGATGCGTCCAAGTTTGATGCAGCAAGAGCGATAATCGCTGAATATGAAGAGGCAAACAGGAGAAAAAGTACCAGTGCCGCGAACTGGGTATGCAAAGTCTGCGGCGAAAAGTCTGAAGAGCAGTTTACTGAATGCTGGAATTGCCTGACCTCTCGAACCTAA
- a CDS encoding IS1 family transposase, whose translation MLEGLKTPVFRIIMILTALSEGLGINAATRVFSVGKNSIYRWQNRLSSLQQTLMLYSLCQQFIQLIVEGDELYTKIGKNVPPSESEGWTIVLMDRASRFIWALECGKRDERLFKTAIRILLKVIRKTDDLTLLTDGERRYGNILFEICHELLKTGKRGRPRKTLKKGVKVRVKNKGSQKKKPGRKRKKYQAPQSEHPDTTQNIENPDIHANHVEGFNAALRRMCSAFRRKTNTYAKKVERLQERLNVIWIIHNFVRVHYTTKEVPAVTLGVIEERLTLEDILRLKGVNS comes from the coding sequence ATGCTGGAAGGGTTGAAAACTCCTGTTTTCCGAATCATAATGATATTGACCGCATTGAGTGAAGGCCTGGGAATCAATGCGGCGACAAGAGTTTTTTCTGTTGGAAAAAACAGTATTTATCGTTGGCAGAATCGATTGTCATCGTTACAACAAACCTTAATGCTGTATTCATTGTGTCAACAATTTATTCAATTAATTGTTGAAGGAGATGAGCTGTATACCAAAATCGGCAAAAACGTTCCGCCAAGCGAATCTGAAGGATGGACCATAGTATTAATGGATAGAGCGTCTCGTTTTATTTGGGCGTTAGAGTGTGGAAAAAGGGATGAACGGCTGTTCAAAACAGCAATACGTATATTGCTTAAAGTCATCAGGAAGACAGATGATCTCACACTCTTGACTGATGGTGAACGACGTTATGGGAATATATTGTTTGAAATTTGTCATGAACTTTTGAAAACGGGAAAGAGGGGGCGTCCTCGTAAGACCCTGAAGAAAGGCGTTAAGGTAAGAGTGAAGAATAAAGGGTCGCAAAAAAAGAAACCTGGACGCAAGCGAAAAAAATATCAGGCTCCACAATCAGAACATCCCGATACAACTCAAAATATAGAAAATCCCGACATTCATGCGAATCATGTGGAAGGATTCAATGCCGCTCTCAGGAGGATGTGCTCGGCTTTCCGTAGAAAAACTAATACTTACGCTAAAAAAGTTGAAAGACTCCAGGAGCGGTTGAATGTGATATGGATAATTCATAATTTTGTTCGCGTCCATTACACAACCAAAGAAGTTCCGGCGGTAACGCTAGGTGTTATTGAAGAAAGATTGACCCTTGAAGATATTTTAAGATTAAAAGGGGTTAACAGCTGA
- a CDS encoding Rpn family recombination-promoting nuclease/putative transposase yields MARKLISFDWAMKKLLRSKANFDILEGFLSELLKDDIHILEILESEGNKEDQRDKFNRVDLKVRNRKDEFLIIEVQYDRELDYLQRILFGTSKVITEHLQEGDPYSAVVKVISVNILYFDLGQGTDYVYHGSTSFQGIHNQDILRLSENQQALYHKEDVSRIFPEYYLIKVNSFNDVAKDTLDEWIYFLKNEEIKEEFQARGLRKAKHELDIMKLPDNERRAYERHRENLHYQASMFESSYTAAILEGKREGIIEGKREGIKKGIEEGKKQGEKRKAVNIAQKLLKTGSFEVKTIAEMTELTEEEVRALQTEHED; encoded by the coding sequence ATGGCAAGAAAACTCATCAGCTTTGATTGGGCCATGAAAAAGCTCCTGCGGAGCAAGGCCAATTTCGACATCCTGGAAGGTTTTCTGAGTGAACTCCTGAAAGACGATATCCATATTCTGGAAATTCTTGAGAGTGAAGGGAATAAGGAAGACCAGCGGGACAAGTTCAACCGAGTGGATCTCAAGGTCAGAAACCGCAAGGATGAATTTTTGATTATCGAAGTGCAGTATGACCGCGAGCTTGATTACCTCCAGCGTATTCTCTTCGGCACCTCCAAGGTCATAACCGAGCACCTTCAGGAAGGCGACCCCTATTCCGCCGTGGTGAAAGTAATCTCCGTGAATATTCTTTATTTTGATCTCGGTCAGGGAACAGACTATGTCTATCACGGCTCAACCTCTTTCCAGGGCATTCACAATCAAGATATTCTTCGGCTGTCCGAGAATCAGCAGGCCCTTTATCATAAAGAGGACGTTTCCCGGATTTTCCCAGAATACTATCTCATCAAGGTCAACAGTTTCAATGATGTCGCCAAAGACACCCTGGATGAGTGGATATATTTTCTCAAAAATGAAGAAATAAAAGAGGAATTTCAAGCAAGAGGGCTAAGAAAGGCAAAACATGAGCTTGATATCATGAAACTTCCTGATAATGAGCGTCGGGCTTATGAACGACATCGGGAAAATTTGCATTATCAGGCGAGCATGTTTGAATCCTCGTATACTGCCGCCATCCTGGAGGGGAAAAGAGAGGGGATAATTGAAGGGAAACGGGAAGGAATTAAGAAAGGTATAGAGGAAGGGAAGAAACAGGGAGAAAAGAGAAAAGCCGTAAACATAGCACAAAAACTTCTCAAGACTGGCTCCTTTGAGGTCAAAACCATTGCGGAAATGACAGAGTTAACAGAGGAGGAAGTCCGGGCCTTGCAGACAGAGCATGAAGACTGA
- a CDS encoding thiazole synthase encodes MMSTKETENDTLYFGDVAFSSRLLTGTGKFASRDIIAPMLEASGSELITVALRRVDPDAKEKDILQYIPKSVRILPNTSGARTAEEAVRIARIAREAGCGDFIKIEVITDMKYLLPDNAGTLKATEILAKEGFIVLPYMMPDITVTKQLHDAGAAAIMPLGSPIGTNRGLEMKAMLKRIIEISKLPVVVDAGIGRPSQAAEAMEMGADAVLVNTAIATSHDPVMAGKAFSLAVQAGRMARLAQMAEEKEYADASSPLTGFLRQ; translated from the coding sequence ATGATGTCCACAAAAGAAACAGAAAATGATACCCTGTATTTTGGCGATGTTGCTTTTTCCAGTCGCTTGCTTACCGGGACCGGTAAATTCGCCTCCCGCGATATTATTGCCCCCATGCTGGAGGCCAGCGGCTCCGAGCTGATCACCGTGGCCCTGCGTCGGGTGGACCCCGATGCCAAAGAAAAAGATATCCTGCAATATATCCCCAAGTCGGTGCGTATCCTGCCCAACACCTCCGGTGCCAGGACAGCCGAAGAGGCGGTCCGCATTGCCCGAATCGCCCGTGAGGCCGGTTGCGGCGATTTCATCAAGATTGAGGTGATCACGGACATGAAGTATCTGCTGCCGGATAATGCAGGGACGCTCAAGGCCACCGAAATCCTGGCCAAGGAGGGCTTTATCGTCCTTCCCTATATGATGCCGGACATCACCGTGACCAAGCAACTCCACGATGCAGGTGCTGCCGCGATCATGCCCCTGGGCTCGCCCATCGGCACCAACCGGGGCCTGGAGATGAAGGCTATGCTCAAGCGGATCATTGAGATCAGTAAGCTGCCTGTGGTAGTAGATGCCGGAATCGGTAGGCCCTCTCAGGCAGCCGAGGCAATGGAAATGGGCGCAGATGCAGTTCTTGTCAATACCGCCATTGCCACCAGCCATGATCCGGTGATGGCTGGCAAGGCCTTTTCCTTAGCTGTGCAGGCTGGGCGGATGGCGCGATTAGCGCAAATGGCCGAGGAAAAAGAGTATGCCGATGCCTCCTCTCCTTTGACTGGCTTTCTGAGGCAATAA